The Eleginops maclovinus isolate JMC-PN-2008 ecotype Puerto Natales chromosome 24, JC_Emac_rtc_rv5, whole genome shotgun sequence genome contains a region encoding:
- the jam2a gene encoding LOW QUALITY PROTEIN: junctional adhesion molecule 2A (The sequence of the model RefSeq protein was modified relative to this genomic sequence to represent the inferred CDS: deleted 1 base in 1 codon) — protein MNYWRVVNKCKKKAEARDPAPSREDNTLPELWTIMEGTSLYLPIVILLMQCSPSVPVSVSTDRHKVEVKEFSDAVLSCLFHTEKDQNPRIEWKKKGKGVSLVYYDGHFKGPFEGRASIEGATVTLQRVTQDDAGEYRCEISAPYDSVNLGETNVTLKVLVPPHTPSCEIPSGAVTGSVVQLRCREQQSIPPATYSWFKDSKALSPPWHANATFLINSKTGVLEFKAVAKEDTGQYSCWASNGVGPPKMCEAKHMKIEDVNISAVVAAVVVVFLVVVVCSCGGLFLHRNGFFSRHRGRSNVNYIPPPQEDFKHTQSFML, from the exons ATGAATTATTGGAGAGTTGTGAACAAGTGCAAAAAGAAAGCTGAGGCTCGGGATCCT GCTCCGTCCAGGGAAGACAACACTCTGCCAGAGTTGTGGACGATAATGGAGGGGACGTCCCTGTATCTTCCTATTGTTATTTTACTGATGCAAT GTTCCCCCTCCgttcctgtctctgtgtccaCCGACAGACACAAGGTGGAGGTGAAAGAGTTTTCAG ACGCCGTGCTGTCGTGCTTGTTCCACACCGAGAAAGACCAGAACCCGCGCATCGAGTGGAAGAAGAAGGGCAAAGGTGTCTCCCTCGTGTACTATGATGGACACTTCAAAG GTCCCTTTGAGGGCCGGGCTTCTATTGAAGGGGCCACGGTGACGCTGCAAAGGGTGACCCAGGACGACGCTGGGGAGTACCGCTGCGAGATCAGCGCTCCTTACGACTCTGTCAACCTGGGCGAGACCAACGTCACGCTCAAAGTCCTGG TTCCCCCCCACACCCCGTCCTGTGAAATCCCCAGTGGGGCAGTGACAGGCTCTGTGGTGCAGCTGCGCTGTAGGGAACAGCAGAGCATCCCGCCTGCTACATACTCCTGGTTCAAGGACAGCAAGGCGTTGAGCCCACCATGGCACGCCAACGCCACCTTTCTAATCAACTCAAAAACAGGAGTGCTG GAGTTTAAAGCGGTTGCCAAAGAGGACACCGGTCAATACAGCTGCTGGGCTTCCAACGGAGTGGGGCCGCCCAAGATGTGCGAGGCCAAGCACATGaagatag AGGATGTCAATATCTCGGCCGTGGTGGCGGCAGTGGTGGTGGTCTTCTTGGTGGTGGTGGTCTGCAGCTGCGGCGGACTCTTCTTGCATCGCAATGGCTTCTTCAGCC GACACAGAGGAAG GTCCAATGTCAACTACATCCCTCCACCCCAAGAA GATTTCAAACACACGCAGTCCTTCATGCTCTGA